The following are from one region of the Pseudorasbora parva isolate DD20220531a chromosome 12, ASM2467924v1, whole genome shotgun sequence genome:
- the rbl1 gene encoding retinoblastoma-like protein 1, producing the protein MRGDETDSESVKSDDGSIRRNLEALCQELNMDEETAAEALQNFSSIWNTYTLEGDVVHWLACSLYAACRKSSIPTVGRGVMEGNCVSLTRILRSAKLSLIQFFSKMKKWSDMSNLSQDFRCRISRLERNFEVSTVIFRKFEPIFLDMFQNPQGEPPRLPRSRKHRRLPCHISDVFKFCWTLFVYTKGNFRMIGDDLVNSYHLLLCCLDLVFCNALMCSNKKDLINQYFRGLPKDTENLEEMPCVIDKLCELHDGLVVEAKGIKEHYFKPYIKTLFEKRILKGDCDSLIELLDTPNFQDNNKAINREYEEYVLTVGDFDERVFLGADADEEIGTPRKSTAEPPSGQLSARMQVENNLQQHFEKTRSLAPSTPLTGRRYLKEKEVLVTPVSSATQSVSRLQSMVSGLRNAPSDALVQIFNSCSRNPTESILNRVKTMGDIFKQAYTKPTDDLPGAHMDFAENRLKLAEILYFKILENIMTLEMKRLQGKDMAVLLEQEVLHCSLLACCLEVVLFAYSSQRTFPWILEIFQIPAFYFYKVIEVFIRSEEGLSRDMVKHLNSIEEQVLESKAWTRDSALWNALNKTNNKIPTVEEVNFPSNFDTGNNAGGPTHLPLVALSPIIHPRIREVRTGLGSSARKDVPQSPISLHDRYSSPAAGSAKRRLFGDDPPPPSPVKRISVTPIKIIPTTMENNQHNNTTTTTVLSMATINGQQLTIPLPMMKNETGGITVIQLQANEMNPLTTQVLLTASPSRTAAPPISSDTQPPATNKPRRTGSLALFFRKVYHLASVRLRDLCLKLDISSELRGKIWTCFEHSLLHCTDLMRDRHLDQLLLCAVYIISKITKEEHTFQDIMKCYRTQPQAHSHVYRSVLLKRRPREQQTDENMEVDPPTDQSNERMTETDSESEERGDLIQFYNSVYVLKMKSFALRYAHSTLDNKMEAPPLSPFPSVRAQPLSPRRVSQRHSIFVSPHKNGSSLTPSAYTYKFTGSPSKELSDINQMIRQGGVSKKRAFTMDGDETESPSKCLRQENDDVLLKRLQDVVSERASL; encoded by the exons ATGCGTGGAGATGAAACTGATTCGGAGTCGGTTAAATCGGACGATGGCTCGATACGGAGGAATCTCGAGGCGCTTTGTCAAGAGCTCAATATGGACGAGGAGACGGCAGCAGAAGCGCTTCAGAACTTCAGCTCCATCTGGAACACGTACACGCTAGAG GGTGACGTGGTGCACTGGCTGGCCTGTTCTCTGTATGCTGCCTGTAGGAAGAGCTCTATCCCTACAGTGGGACGGGGCGTGATGGAGGGCAACTGTGTTTCCCTTACAAGGATCCTGCGCTCGGCGAAGCTCAG TTTGATCCAGTTCTTCAGCAAGATGAAGAAATGGTCGGACATGTCAAACCTCTCTCAGGATTTCCGTTGCCGAATAAGTCGGCTAGAGCGCAATTTCGAAGTTTCAACAGTGATTTTCCGTAAATTTGAGCCAATATTTCTGGACATGTTTCAGAATCCTCAGGGCGAACCTCCTCGTCTGCCTAGGAGCCGCAAACACAG GCGTCTTCCATGCCACATCAGTGATGTCTTCAAGTTCTGTTGGACTCTCTTTGTGTATACAAAAG GTAACTTCCGTATGATTGGAGATGACCTGGTAAACTCCTATCACCTCCTGCTCTGCTGTCTGGACCTGGTGTTTTGCAACGCTCTCATGTGCTCCAATAAGAAAGATCTCATCAATCAATACTTCAGAG GACTGCCAAAGGACACAGAAAACTTGGAGGAGATGCCCTGTGTCATTGACAAGTTGTGTGAACTGCATGATGGGTTGGTGGTGGAGGCCAAAGGCATAAAGGAGCACTACTTCAAACCCTACATAAAGACACTGTTTGAGAAAAGA atatTAAAAGGTGATTGTGACTCTCTGATTGAATTACTGGACACCCCTAATTTCCAAGATAACAA TAAAGCCATAAATCGTGAGTATGAGGAATATGTCCTGACTGTGGGGGACTTTGACGAGCGAGTGTTTTTGGGGGCCGATGCAGACGAGGAGATCGGCACACCTCGCAAATCCACAGCCGAGCCTCCATCAGGTCAACTATCCGCCCGCATGCAGGTGGAGAACAACCTTCAGCAGCACTTTGAGAAG ACTCGGTCCCTTGCTCCCTCTACACCTCTAACGGGTCGACGGTATTTGAAGGAGAAAGAGGTGCTGGTCACCCCCGTTTCCTCAGCCACCCAAAGTGTGAGCCGACTGCAGAGCATGGTGTCCGGCCTAAGAAACGCACCAAGTGATGCTCTCGTTCAAATCTTTAA TTCCTGCTCTCGAAATCCCACTGAATCCATTCTTAACCGCGTGAAGACCATGGGAGACATATTTAAACAGGCCTACACCAAACCCACAGATGACCTGCCAGGGGCACATATGG ATTTCGCAGAGAATCGTCTGAAGCTGGCAGAGATCTTGTACTTCAAGATCCTGGAGAATATCATGACTCTGGAGATGAAGAGATTACAGGGCAAAGACATGGCG GTCCTGTTAGAGCAGGAGGTTCTCCATTGCTCTCTTTTGGCATGCTGTCTGGAGGTGGTGCTGTTTGCATACAGCTCTCAAAGAACATTCCCATGGATACTGGAAATCTTTCAGATCCCGGCGTTCTACTTTTACAAG GTGATTGAGGTGTTCATCCGGTCAGAGGAGGGTTTGTCCCGAGACATGGTGAAGCATTTGAACAGTATCGAGGAGCAGGTGCTGGAAAGCAAAGCCTGGACTAGAGACTCGGCCCTGTGGAACGCGCTTAACAAAACGAACAATAAAATCCCGACTGTGGAAGAg GTGAATTTTCCCAGTAATTTTGACACCGGCAACAATGCAGGCGGTCCCACTCACCTGCCATTAGTGGCGCTATCCCCCATCATCCACCCTCGCATCAGGGAGGTCCGCACAGGCCTGGGCTCCAGCGCGCGCAAAG ACGTCCCTCAATCTCCCATCTCCCTCCACGACCGCTACAGTTCTCCAGCGGCTGGCAGCGCTAAGAGACGCTTGTTTGGTGACGACCCTCCACCGCCGTCCCCAGTGAAAAGAATCTCAGTCACTCCTATCAAAATCATCCCCACCACCATGGAAAACAACCAGCACAACAACACCACCACAACGACTGTCCTCTCGATGGCAACCATAAATGGCCAGCAGCTCACTATTCCACTGCCAA TGATGAAAAACGAGACGGGCGGCATCACAGTCATCCAACTTCAGGCCAATGAGATGAACCCTCTCACCACCCAAGTCTTACTGACTGCCTCCCCCAGCCGAACCGCAGCTCCACCTATTAGCTCTGATACACAGCCTCCGGCAACCAACAAACCCCGCCGCACCGGATCCCTTGCGCTATTCTTCAGGAAG GTGTATCATTTAGCCAGCGTGCGTCTTCGAGACCTCTGTCTGAAGCTGGATATCTCATCAGAGCTGCGAGGGAAGATCTGGACGTGTTTCGAGCATTCTCTGCTGCACTGCACTGACCTGATGAGGGACAGACACCTGGACCAGCTGCTGCTCTGTGCCGTCTACATCATATCAAAG ATCACGAAAGAAGAGCACACTTTTCAGGACATTATGAAATGTTACCGAACCCAACCTCAGGCCCACAGTCAC gTGTACCGCAGTGTTTTACTGAAGAGGCGTCCCAGAGAGCAGCAGACAGATGAGAACATGGAAGTGGATCCGCCAACAGACCAGT CCAACGAGAGGATGACAGAGACTGACAGCGAATCAGAGGAAAGAGGAGACCTCATCCAGTTCTATAACTCTGTTTACGTGTTAAAGATGAAATCGTTTGCTCTCAGATATGCACATTCCACGCTTGATAACAAG ATGGAGGCTCCTCCATTATCTCCATTCCCATCGGTCCGGGCTCAGCCTCTCTCTCCTCGCCGTGTGTCTCAGAGACACTCTATCTTTGTCTCTCCTCATAAAAACGGCTCGAGTCTCACGCCCAGTGCCTACACGTACAAGTTCACTGGAAGCCCATCAAAG